Within the Halarcobacter mediterraneus genome, the region AGAGAAATTTACCAAAGGGTAAAAGAAATACCAAGTGAACAAATCATAAAGGTTCAAACACTTGGTGCTAATACTTGGCAGATTATCATAAGAGTTATAACTCCTCAGATTTTACCAAGATTAATTGATGCAATAAGATTGACTTTAGGAACTGCATGGATTTTTTTAATTTCAGCAGAAGCAATTGCAGCAACTGAAGGTTTAGGATATAGAATCTTTTTGGTTAGAAGATATTTAGCTATGGATGTAATTTTACCTTATGTTCTTTGGATCACATTGTTGGCTTTCTTAATAGATTTTATTTTAAGAATTTTTAACCAAAGATTGTTTCCTTGGTTTGGTAAGGAATAACTATGAATCTAGTAGAAGCAAAAAATATATGGAAAATATATGGTGATAGTATAGTTTTGGAAAATTTGAATTTTTCTATGAAAGAGGGTGAATTTTGTACTTTAGTTGGACCTTCAGGGTGTGGAAAAACAACATTTTTAAGAATGCTTTTAGGAGTAGAGAATCCAACAAAAGGGAAACTGTTTTTTGAAGGAAATGATTACCCTCAAGAACCTAGTGATGAAAGGGGTATCGTTTTTCAACGATATTCTACTTTAAGTCATTTAAATGTAATTGATAATGTAATTATTGGTTTAGAGTTTGAATCTTCTAAGTTTTTTGGAAAACTTTTTGGAAGCAAAAAGAAAGAAGCTTATGAAAAAGCCGAAGAAATTTTAAAAGCAGTAGGTCTGCAAGATGCAAGAAATAAATTTCCCCATGAATTAAGTGGAGGAATGAAACAAAGGTTATCAATAGCTCAGTCTTTAGTTAAAAAACCAAAGCTTTTACTTCTAGATGAACCTTTTGGAGCATTAGATCCAGGTATAAGTTTAGATATGCATGAATTACTTTTAGATATACACTCAAAGTTAAACTTTGGAGTTGTGATGGTAACCCATGATATAAGTGAAGCTTTTAAATTAGGAACAAGAGTTTTAGTATTTGATAAAGTGAAAGTTGATGAAAAATATCCAAATAGATATGGGTCAACAATAGTTAATGATATAGATTCTAGTAAGGAAAGAAAGAATGTTAAGAAGTGATAAAGTTGTATTAAGTGAGACCTTACCTTCAAGTGTAAAATGGTCAAAAATTATAAAAAGAGGTCAAACAGTAAGATTAAAAGCCTTAGGTGAAAATGCCAGTTTAAGTGCAATGTTTTATAACGCTTTTAATACAGCAGAGAGATTTAATAGTGCTGATACAGTTAAGGTTCAATGGAACGCTTTTTTAGGTAAAGGAAAAGTTCTTTTATCTGAAATGGGAAGAGTTCTTTTTGCAGTTACTGATGATACAACTGATGGATTATTAGATGTATTAGGTGGTATTAGTAATGAAAGAGTTATTAAAGAAAATTTTGGTGGAGAAGCAACTTATCAAAGTTGTAGAAATGGATATCATAAATCAGATAAAGAGAATTTTTTAATTGAACTTGGAAAATATGGAATGACAAAAAAAGATTTAATAGAAGCTCTTAATCTGTTTAGAAAAGTTGATGTAAAAGATGGTTCAAAATTGGTTTTAAATGAAAGAACTGCAAAAGAGGGTGAATATATTGAGTTAACTGCTCATATGGATATTTTACTTATTTTATCAAATACCCCACATGCAATGGATAAAAGTGGAGTTTATAATTCAAGTGATGTTGAAATTACTATTTTTGAAAGTGTTGAAATCAAAGATGACGATTATCTTGATTATTCAGAAGAGGCTAAAAGAGGCTTTATTAATACTAATAGATATTTTGTATAAGGATTTAAGATGTCAAAAAATATAGAAAATGCAATTTATAATGAAAAACTACCATCAGGACTTCCTTGGGGAAAAGTTATAAAAAAAGGTCAAACATTTAGAATAGTTGATTTAGAAGGTTGTCAAGCGGTTGATACACTTTTTTATAATGCTAATAATGTAAATGATAGATATAGTGCAACAGATACAATTAGAGAGCAAGGTAGTATTTTTATAACAACTGGAACAAAACTTTTAAGTAGTGATGATAATGTTTTAATGGAAATTGTTGAAGATACTTGTGGAAATCATGATACTTTAGGTGGACATTGTAGTGCTGAAAGTAACTCTGTTAGGTTTGGACTTGATAAAAAATATATGCATTCTTGTAGAGATAACTATTTAACTATTGTTTCACAGCTTGAGATGAATCCAAAAGATATTACAAATAATATAAACTTTTTTATGAATGTTCCAGTAGAGGAAGATGGTCATTTAGCAATTGTTGATGGTATTTCAAAACCAGGAGATTATATTGAGATGGAAGCACAAATGGATACATTAGTTTTAATTTCAAATTGTCCTCAATTAAATAATCCTTGTAATGGATATAACCCAACACCTATTCAATTAATTATTTGGGATAAATAGTTTGTATATTTTTTATATAAGAACTATTTATTAAATAATAAAAAACAACACAAAAACAACACTGTTTTTTTATACTTAATAAAAATTATGAAAAGAGGAAAAATGTTTAAAAGAGTATTGATTGCAAATAGAGCAGAAATTGCAAATAGAGTTATTAAGACATTAAAAAATATGGGAATTGAATCTGTAGTTATTTATAGTGAAGCAGATAAACATGCCTCATTTGTAATGAATTCAGATATAGCCGTACCATTACATGGAATATCTTTGAATGAAACCTACCTAGATTTTAAAAAGATTATTAATATTTGTAAAGAGTATGAAGTAGATGCAATACATCCAGGGTATGGATTTTTAAGTGAAAATGTAGAGTTTGTAAAAGAGTGTGAAAAAAACGGCATTGTTTTTATAGGACCAGATTCTAAGCATATTGAAGATTTTGGTTTAAAACATACTGCAAGAAAAATTGCCAAAGATAATGGTGTACCATTGTTAGAAGGAAGTGAACTATTAAGCAGTTTAGATGAAGCCAAAACAACAGCTAATACGATTGGATATCCTGTGATGTTAAAAAGTACTGCTGGAGGTGGTGGTATTGGTATGAAACTTTGTTTCGATGAAGAAGAGCTTGTTTCTGCCTTTGATAGTGTAATAAAACTTGCAGGTTCCAACTTTAGTAATAGTGGTGTCTTCTTAGAAAAATATATTCAAACTGCACGACACATTGAGGTACAAATCTTTGGTGATGGACAAAGAAATGTAAAAACATTAGGTGAAAGAGATTGTTCTATTCAAAGAAGAAATCAAAAAGTTATTGAAGAGACACCAGCCCCAAACTTAAGTGATGATTTAAGAGAGCAACTTTTTGAAGCTTCAAGAAAACTAGCCCTTGCCGTAAACTATAAAAGTGCAGGAACAGTTGAGTATATCTATGATACCCAAACACAAAAGTTTTACTTCTTAGAAGTAAATACAAGACTGCAAGTTGAACATGGTATTACTGAAGAAGTTTGCGAGGTTGATTTAGTTGAGTGGATGGTACGAATTGCAGCAGGTGATAATACACCATTGCTTGAGTATAATCACAATCCCAAAGGTCATGCTATTGAAGTTAGGGTATATGCTGAGGATGCCAGCAAAAACTTTCAACCTAGTACTGGACTTATTACAAAAGTGGAGTTTCCAAGTGATATTAGGTGTGATTCATGGATAGAGGACGGATGTGAAGTAAGCCCTTTTTATGATCCCTTATTAGCAAAACTGATTGTTGTAAGTGAAACTAGAGAAGAGAATATCTCAAAACTACAAGAGGTTTTAAAACAAAGTAGAATTTATGGGATTGAATCAAACTTAACGTACTTAGAGCACATCTCAAAAGAGCAGTTTTTTACAAATACTTCATTTTATACAAAAGTCTTAGATAGTTTTGAATACAAGCCTTGTAAAGTGGATGTCTTAAAATCGGGTACTTTAACGACTATTCAAGATTATCCTGCACGTCAAGGGTATTGGGCTGTTGGTATTCCACCATCAGGTGCAATGGACAGTTTGACACCAAGACTTTTAAATAAGCTTCTTAACAATGATGAGAATGCATCATTTATTGAGATGACATTTATGGGTGCAACTTATAATTTCAGACAAGCAACTACCATTGCTATTGGTGGAGCAAATATGCAAGCAAAACTAAATGGCGAAGAGATAAATATGTATGAGCCAATTAGTGTAAATGAAAATGATATTTTAGAGTTTAAAAAAGTTATTGGAAATGGAAATAGAACTTACTTAGCAATCACAGGTGGATTTGATGTAGCAAAATATTTAGGAAGTGCTTCAACTTTTACTCTTGGAGAGTTTGGTGGACATGGTGGAAGAGCTTTAAAAGCAGGAGATGTATTAAGCTTTAATGCAACAAAACAAAAAGAGTTTACACCACTTCAAGATCAAACACAACTTACTGATGAATGGGAAATAGGTGTGGTATATGGACCACATGGAAGTCCAGATTTTTTTACTCATGAAGATATTAAAATGTTTTTTGAAAGCTCTTGGGAAGTACACTTTAATTCAAGTAGGACAGGTGTAAGACTTATTGGTCCAACTCCATCTTGGGCTAGAAAAGATGGTGGAGAAGCTGGATTACACCCTTCAAATATCCATGATAATGCCTATGCCTTTGGAAGTATAGATTTTACAGGAGATATTCCAATCATTTTGGGACCTGATGGTCCAAGTCTTGGGGGTTTTGTATGCCCTGTAACAATTGTCTCATGTGAATTATATAAAATTGGACAAGTTAAAGCAGGAGATAAAATCAAGTTTAAACCAATAAGTTTAGAAAATGCAGATAAAATGGTTAAAGCTTATGAAGAAGCTATTACTTTAAATAAAAATTTACCTAAATTGGATGATTATATTATAGACTTTGATGAAAAGGTAGAGAGTCCTATTGTAGAAAAACTTAACTATAATGAATTAAATATGGATATTATAATAAGAGCTGCAGGGAATGAATTTTTATTGGTTGAAGCAGGAGAACTTAAACTAGATATCGAGCTTAGATTATTTATTCATGCTTTAATGGGCTATATTGAAGAAAAAAATTTAACTGGAATAATTGATTTAACTCCTGGTATTAGAAGTTTACAAATCCATTTTAATTCTCAAGTTATTAGTAGAAAGTTAGTTATAAAAACAATAATATCTGGAATTAGTTCTTTAAGAGATATTGAAAATTTAGAGGTAGATTCTAGAACAGTTTGGCTTCCACTATCTTGGAATGACCCTTCAATTCAACTAGCTATTAATAAATATCAACAAGTGGTACGCCCTGATGCACCTTGGTGTCCTTCAAATATTGAGTTTATAAGAAGAATAAATGGACTTAAAGAGCAAGAAGAAGTTAAAGATATAATATTAAGTGCAGATTATTTGGTTATGGGATTGGGCGATGTGTATTTAGGTGCACCAGTTGCAACACCACTAGATCCTGCACAAAGATTAGTTACTACTAAATATAACCCAGCAAGGACTTGGACAGCACAAAATTCTGTGGGTATTGGTGGTGCATATATGTGTGTGTATGGAATGGAAAGTCCTGGAGGATATCAACTTTTTGGAAGAACCTTACAAATGTGGAATACTTATAGACAAACTAAAGAATTTAGTAAACCTTGGTTACTTAGATTTTTTGACCAAGTTAAGTTTTATCTTGTTTCTAGCGAAGAATTACACGAAATTAGAGAAAAATTTTTATATGGGAAATATCCTTTAACTATAGAACATAAAAGTTTCAAATTAAAAGAACATAAAGAGTTTTTAGTTAAAAATAAAACTAGACAAAAAAATTTCCAAACAATAAGGGGAAAAGCCTTTGAAGATGAAAGGTTAATGTGGAAAGAGAAAGGTTTAGATAAATTTACTCCTAAAGCTGAAACCATAGAAGAGAAAGAACAATTAATTTTAGCAGCTGATGAAGAAGTTGTTGAATCAATCATGTCTGGAAATATCTGGAAAATTGAAGTAAAAGCTGGAGATAAGGTAGAAGCAGGTGAAGTTTTAGTGGTACTTGAATCTATGAAAATGGAAGTAGATATAGAAGCAGAAGTTTCTGGAACTATTACTAAAATATTATATAAAGAGGGTGATAATATAGAAAGTGGAGATATTTTAGTAGTTATAAAAAAGGATGAAAAATGAATTTAAATATCGAACTTCTAAGAGAAAAATATCTAAGTGGTGAGCTTAAAGTAGAAAAAGTAATCTCTTCTATTTTTGAAAAAATAGAGCAAACAAAAAATTATAATATTTGGATTTATACTTTAAATAAGCAGGAGTTAGAGCCATATTTAAAAAATTTAAAAACTAAAAAAATTGAAGATTTGCCATTATATGGAATCCCTTTTGCCATAAAAGATAATATAAACTTAGAAAATATTCCTACAACAGCTGCTTGTAAAGAGTATAAATATATTCCAAAACAATCTGCTTTTGTAGTAAAACAATTAATTGAAGCTGGTGCAATTCCAATAGGAAAAACAAATTTGGATCAATTTGCAACAGGACTTGTTGGAACAAGGAGTGATTATGGTGAGTGTAAAAACTCTATAAATCCTGAGTATATTTCAGGTGGCTCAAGTTCTGGAAGTGCGGTAAGTGTTGCTTTAGAAATGGCAAGTTTTTCTTTAGGAACTGATACAGCAGGTTCAGGAAGAGTTCCAGCTGCTTTTAATAACTTAATTGGAGTAAAAGCAACTAAAGGAGTTATTAGTACATCAGGAGTTGTTCCTGCTTGTAGAAGTTTGGATTGTGTTACTATTTTTGCAAAGACATTAAGTGAGGCAAAAACTGTTTTTAATGTGGCAAATAA harbors:
- the atzF gene encoding allophanate hydrolase; translation: MNLNIELLREKYLSGELKVEKVISSIFEKIEQTKNYNIWIYTLNKQELEPYLKNLKTKKIEDLPLYGIPFAIKDNINLENIPTTAACKEYKYIPKQSAFVVKQLIEAGAIPIGKTNLDQFATGLVGTRSDYGECKNSINPEYISGGSSSGSAVSVALEMASFSLGTDTAGSGRVPAAFNNLIGVKATKGVISTSGVVPACRSLDCVTIFAKTLSEAKTVFNVANKYDKEDIYSRVYTPSIKKAKKEFTFAIPKKENLEFFGDEKAKDLYIKAVEKFESLGATAVEIDFEPFIESANLLYSGPWVTERYIAIKDMITNHEETVNKTVGTIVKSGEKIDAINYFESEYILKKNRKYVDEVLEKFDFILTPTTGTIYKIAEVNANPIQLNTNLGYYTNFMNLLDLSAIALPAGFRKNKLPFGVTIVGDNFDEELLFEYSSRYLSKD
- a CDS encoding ATP-binding cassette domain-containing protein gives rise to the protein MNLVEAKNIWKIYGDSIVLENLNFSMKEGEFCTLVGPSGCGKTTFLRMLLGVENPTKGKLFFEGNDYPQEPSDERGIVFQRYSTLSHLNVIDNVIIGLEFESSKFFGKLFGSKKKEAYEKAEEILKAVGLQDARNKFPHELSGGMKQRLSIAQSLVKKPKLLLLDEPFGALDPGISLDMHELLLDIHSKLNFGVVMVTHDISEAFKLGTRVLVFDKVKVDEKYPNRYGSTIVNDIDSSKERKNVKK
- a CDS encoding urea amidolyase associated protein UAAP2 — translated: MSKNIENAIYNEKLPSGLPWGKVIKKGQTFRIVDLEGCQAVDTLFYNANNVNDRYSATDTIREQGSIFITTGTKLLSSDDNVLMEIVEDTCGNHDTLGGHCSAESNSVRFGLDKKYMHSCRDNYLTIVSQLEMNPKDITNNINFFMNVPVEEDGHLAIVDGISKPGDYIEMEAQMDTLVLISNCPQLNNPCNGYNPTPIQLIIWDK
- the uca gene encoding urea carboxylase, producing the protein MFKRVLIANRAEIANRVIKTLKNMGIESVVIYSEADKHASFVMNSDIAVPLHGISLNETYLDFKKIINICKEYEVDAIHPGYGFLSENVEFVKECEKNGIVFIGPDSKHIEDFGLKHTARKIAKDNGVPLLEGSELLSSLDEAKTTANTIGYPVMLKSTAGGGGIGMKLCFDEEELVSAFDSVIKLAGSNFSNSGVFLEKYIQTARHIEVQIFGDGQRNVKTLGERDCSIQRRNQKVIEETPAPNLSDDLREQLFEASRKLALAVNYKSAGTVEYIYDTQTQKFYFLEVNTRLQVEHGITEEVCEVDLVEWMVRIAAGDNTPLLEYNHNPKGHAIEVRVYAEDASKNFQPSTGLITKVEFPSDIRCDSWIEDGCEVSPFYDPLLAKLIVVSETREENISKLQEVLKQSRIYGIESNLTYLEHISKEQFFTNTSFYTKVLDSFEYKPCKVDVLKSGTLTTIQDYPARQGYWAVGIPPSGAMDSLTPRLLNKLLNNDENASFIEMTFMGATYNFRQATTIAIGGANMQAKLNGEEINMYEPISVNENDILEFKKVIGNGNRTYLAITGGFDVAKYLGSASTFTLGEFGGHGGRALKAGDVLSFNATKQKEFTPLQDQTQLTDEWEIGVVYGPHGSPDFFTHEDIKMFFESSWEVHFNSSRTGVRLIGPTPSWARKDGGEAGLHPSNIHDNAYAFGSIDFTGDIPIILGPDGPSLGGFVCPVTIVSCELYKIGQVKAGDKIKFKPISLENADKMVKAYEEAITLNKNLPKLDDYIIDFDEKVESPIVEKLNYNELNMDIIIRAAGNEFLLVEAGELKLDIELRLFIHALMGYIEEKNLTGIIDLTPGIRSLQIHFNSQVISRKLVIKTIISGISSLRDIENLEVDSRTVWLPLSWNDPSIQLAINKYQQVVRPDAPWCPSNIEFIRRINGLKEQEEVKDIILSADYLVMGLGDVYLGAPVATPLDPAQRLVTTKYNPARTWTAQNSVGIGGAYMCVYGMESPGGYQLFGRTLQMWNTYRQTKEFSKPWLLRFFDQVKFYLVSSEELHEIREKFLYGKYPLTIEHKSFKLKEHKEFLVKNKTRQKNFQTIRGKAFEDERLMWKEKGLDKFTPKAETIEEKEQLILAADEEVVESIMSGNIWKIEVKAGDKVEAGEVLVVLESMKMEVDIEAEVSGTITKILYKEGDNIESGDILVVIKKDEK
- a CDS encoding urea amidolyase associated protein UAAP1, with protein sequence MLRSDKVVLSETLPSSVKWSKIIKRGQTVRLKALGENASLSAMFYNAFNTAERFNSADTVKVQWNAFLGKGKVLLSEMGRVLFAVTDDTTDGLLDVLGGISNERVIKENFGGEATYQSCRNGYHKSDKENFLIELGKYGMTKKDLIEALNLFRKVDVKDGSKLVLNERTAKEGEYIELTAHMDILLILSNTPHAMDKSGVYNSSDVEITIFESVEIKDDDYLDYSEEAKRGFINTNRYFV